In Alkalihalobacillus sp. FSL W8-0930, a single window of DNA contains:
- a CDS encoding MerR family transcriptional regulator: MLKIKEVANLVGISVRTLHHYDEIGLLCPDEVTDSGYRLYSERNLDDLQQILFYRELDVPLKKIKEIMSRPSFDQVEALQSHRSMLSDKRNQLDEMICTIDKTLRFKKGEIQMSNQEKFAGFDFSGWNKHEQEARDRWGDDVVDKATANVAGNEKEMGEEMNHIYRELAAIRHLDPTSKEAQEAINKWFTFLNKIGTYSLDAFAGLGEMYVADDRFKENIDQFGEGLAAFMREAMSVYAREQR, encoded by the coding sequence TTGCTAAAGATAAAAGAGGTAGCCAATCTGGTGGGGATTAGTGTGCGCACACTACATCACTATGATGAGATCGGTTTGCTTTGTCCGGATGAGGTGACCGATTCAGGCTATCGTTTATACTCTGAACGCAATCTTGATGACTTACAGCAGATTCTCTTTTACAGAGAACTCGATGTCCCTCTAAAAAAAATCAAAGAAATCATGAGTCGTCCTTCATTCGATCAGGTAGAAGCGTTACAAAGTCATCGCTCTATGCTGAGTGATAAAAGAAATCAACTTGATGAGATGATTTGTACGATCGATAAGACGCTCAGATTTAAGAAGGGTGAGATTCAGATGTCTAATCAAGAAAAGTTTGCTGGGTTTGATTTTTCAGGATGGAATAAACATGAGCAAGAGGCGAGAGACCGTTGGGGTGACGATGTTGTTGATAAAGCAACAGCCAATGTTGCTGGAAATGAAAAAGAGATGGGCGAAGAAATGAACCACATTTATCGCGAGCTTGCGGCTATCCGTCATCTAGATCCGACAAGTAAGGAAGCACAGGAGGCAATCAATAAATGGTTCACGTTCTTGAATAAGATTGGGACCTATTCGCTTGATGCTTTTGCTGGACTCGGAGAGATGTATGTCGCTGATGATCGGTTTAAAGAAAATATTGATCAGTTTGGCGAGGGCCTTGCCGCATTTATGCGCGAGGCAATGAGTGTATATGCAAGAGAGCAGCGATAA
- a CDS encoding glucose 1-dehydrogenase, whose product MKTFPVLEGKVAIITGAAMGMGQATAQLFAEAGAKVVVADFNEEKGKEVTAAINENGGTAFFHKVDVSKSEQVKQLVEATVNKFGRLDVAVNNAAITPDDRPVSDFDEEYWDKLMNVDLKGTALCMKYELQQMIKQGEGGSIVNISSVSGYRPQPNNATYVAAKHGVNGLTKTAALENGDKNIRVNQVAPGAIDTPMLRAALEQFGHTEEEYAPQLSLLNRFGSPREVAQASLWLASDQASYITGTTIHADAGYTSR is encoded by the coding sequence ATGAAAACATTTCCAGTATTAGAAGGTAAAGTAGCTATAATCACGGGAGCAGCAATGGGTATGGGACAAGCAACAGCTCAGTTATTTGCAGAAGCTGGAGCAAAAGTTGTCGTAGCAGACTTTAACGAAGAGAAAGGGAAAGAAGTGACAGCTGCGATTAATGAAAATGGCGGAACAGCCTTTTTCCATAAGGTTGATGTATCAAAATCTGAACAAGTAAAACAGCTTGTTGAAGCAACAGTTAACAAATTTGGTCGTCTTGATGTTGCAGTAAATAACGCTGCCATTACTCCAGATGATCGTCCGGTATCTGACTTTGATGAAGAGTATTGGGACAAGTTGATGAACGTTGACCTTAAGGGAACAGCTCTTTGTATGAAATATGAGCTTCAACAAATGATCAAACAAGGTGAAGGCGGCTCAATTGTTAATATTTCGTCAGTAAGTGGATACCGCCCACAGCCAAATAACGCGACTTATGTAGCTGCTAAACATGGTGTGAACGGTCTGACTAAAACAGCTGCACTTGAAAATGGTGATAAAAATATCCGAGTGAACCAAGTAGCTCCTGGAGCCATTGATACTCCAATGCTACGTGCCGCACTTGAACAATTTGGTCATACAGAAGAAGAGTACGCTCCACAATTAAGCTTGCTTAATCGTTTTGGATCACCTCGTGAGGTTGCACAAGCATCATTATGGCTTGCATCTGATCAGGCTTCTTATATCACAGGTACAACCATTCATGCAGATGCTGGTTATACTAGTCGATAA
- a CDS encoding glycoside hydrolase family 13 protein gives MILSSIIHQQTHAEIYSPSDKSITIRIKTALGDVQQITLLYGDPYIWAEGKWQVTQSAMSRVGSDGIHDYWSVTIHLPHSRLRYGFLLQADDQSIVYTERGFTQEIPEHVAPFFCLPYLHTNEQFTSPDWVSNTVWYQIFPERFANGDPSINPEKTLEWGSEKPKVNSFFGGDLKGVYDHLDHLNSLGITGIYFTPIFKAFSNHKYDTIDYMEIDPQFGDDQMLKTLIQACHERGIRIMLDAVFNHSGYHFAPFQDVLKNGEQSPYKDWFHPHSFPLRPTDKQPNYETFAFEGTMPKLNTANPEVKEYLLQVARYWTQHFDIDGWRLDVANEVDHSFWREFRQTVKAINPEVYILGEIWHQASPWLQGDQFDAVMNYPLTDAIQGFILKNHSTTSFKESVTRHLFSYPQTVNHVQFNLLGSHDTARVLTESKGNKQRVMLQYLMLFSMPGSPCIYYGDEIGMTGGNDPGCRECMVWDEDKQDLELFSFIKTLISWRKQLLPMGSVDSIEFYESGDDDVLIYSTHSNNDMLVYVINRKNSSVQISVPNQLLHHGFIDVLTNTQLHHQEPLQIKQESFRMFKIDKPTLITT, from the coding sequence ATGATCCTATCTTCTATTATTCATCAACAAACACACGCTGAAATCTATTCCCCATCAGACAAGTCTATCACCATTCGTATAAAAACAGCTTTAGGTGATGTTCAGCAGATTACACTGTTATATGGTGATCCATATATCTGGGCTGAAGGAAAATGGCAGGTTACACAAAGTGCTATGTCACGGGTAGGCAGCGATGGAATACATGATTATTGGTCGGTCACCATTCACTTACCCCACTCACGATTGCGATATGGATTCTTACTTCAAGCTGATGACCAGTCTATTGTTTATACTGAACGAGGTTTCACTCAAGAGATTCCTGAACATGTAGCACCTTTCTTTTGTCTTCCCTACCTTCATACGAATGAACAGTTTACTTCTCCAGACTGGGTGAGTAATACGGTGTGGTATCAAATTTTCCCGGAACGGTTTGCGAACGGCGATCCTTCTATTAATCCAGAAAAGACGCTGGAATGGGGCAGCGAAAAACCAAAGGTGAACTCTTTCTTTGGTGGTGATTTAAAAGGAGTATATGACCATTTGGATCACTTAAACTCTCTCGGGATCACAGGCATCTATTTCACTCCTATTTTTAAGGCGTTCTCCAATCATAAGTACGATACCATTGATTATATGGAGATTGATCCACAATTTGGTGATGATCAAATGCTAAAAACCCTGATCCAAGCTTGTCATGAGCGGGGCATTCGGATCATGCTTGATGCGGTGTTTAACCACAGTGGGTACCATTTTGCCCCTTTTCAAGATGTCCTAAAAAATGGTGAGCAATCTCCATATAAGGATTGGTTTCACCCACATAGCTTTCCATTACGTCCTACAGACAAACAGCCAAACTACGAAACCTTTGCTTTTGAAGGGACGATGCCAAAACTCAATACGGCGAATCCAGAAGTCAAAGAATACCTACTTCAAGTGGCACGTTATTGGACTCAACACTTTGACATTGATGGCTGGCGTTTGGATGTGGCAAATGAAGTGGACCACTCATTCTGGAGAGAATTTAGGCAGACGGTTAAAGCCATAAATCCTGAAGTCTATATATTAGGTGAGATCTGGCATCAGGCCTCTCCTTGGCTACAAGGGGATCAATTCGATGCGGTTATGAACTATCCATTAACAGATGCAATACAAGGATTTATTTTAAAAAATCACTCAACGACTTCCTTCAAAGAATCAGTGACTAGGCACTTGTTCAGCTATCCGCAGACTGTTAATCACGTTCAGTTCAATTTACTTGGTTCCCATGATACAGCACGTGTTTTAACAGAAAGCAAGGGCAACAAACAACGTGTGATGCTTCAATATTTAATGCTCTTTTCCATGCCAGGTTCACCTTGCATTTACTACGGAGATGAGATTGGCATGACAGGAGGTAATGATCCTGGCTGCCGGGAATGTATGGTCTGGGATGAAGACAAACAAGACCTTGAATTGTTCTCCTTTATAAAAACATTAATATCCTGGCGCAAACAGCTCCTACCCATGGGTTCAGTTGATTCGATTGAATTTTATGAATCAGGTGACGATGATGTATTGATTTATTCAACACATAGCAACAATGACATGCTTGTCTATGTCATTAATCGAAAAAACTCTTCCGTCCAAATTTCTGTTCCAAATCAATTGCTACACCACGGCTTCATTGATGTTTTAACAAATACACAACTCCATCATCAAGAACCCTTGCAAATAAAACAAGAAAGTTTTCGCATGTTTAAAATAGACAAACCTACGCTAATCACTACGTAA
- a CDS encoding extracellular solute-binding protein produces MTKRKRFMWPAVIGLSFTLMACGPDRSGVLEQLQPEPATEENKPDSLRVWVHDTETYLQAYKVIAEQFTEETGIEVQLVPFGLFDQLEAMSLDAPSGRGPDLFFQPHDMTGNAYLQGVAAEIELTDEQKEGYIDGSLEALSYNGVQVGIPASVETYALMYNADLIPEAPETIEALEQVGEELTDASSDQYGFLLEAQNAFFAYPFLAAYGGYFFGEDQGVYDVEDIGIANQGTVQGTELIRSWYEKGYLPSNLNGDIMNGLFLQGNVGAVVSGPWSINEYRNALGDQLRTAPLPMINGERLESFAGVKGWMVNEYSEHINWAKELALFMTSKESSEIFFDYAQEIPARSDIDLEDEVYDAFIEQLEYATFMPNVPAVSAVWEPLGDALIFISNGDDAEEVLVETQDMIEDEIEIMGGGEE; encoded by the coding sequence ATGACAAAAAGAAAGAGATTTATGTGGCCTGCTGTGATTGGTCTTTCTTTTACTTTAATGGCTTGTGGACCAGATCGAAGTGGGGTTCTGGAACAGTTGCAGCCAGAACCAGCAACAGAAGAGAATAAACCAGATTCGTTAAGGGTTTGGGTACACGACACGGAAACGTACCTACAAGCTTACAAAGTAATCGCTGAGCAATTTACAGAAGAAACAGGAATTGAGGTACAGCTTGTTCCGTTTGGGTTGTTCGATCAATTGGAAGCGATGTCACTCGACGCCCCTTCAGGTAGAGGACCTGACTTGTTTTTTCAACCACATGATATGACAGGTAACGCCTATCTTCAAGGAGTGGCTGCAGAGATTGAGTTAACAGATGAACAAAAGGAAGGATACATTGATGGATCGTTAGAAGCGTTGAGTTACAACGGAGTTCAAGTAGGGATTCCGGCATCGGTTGAAACATACGCTCTGATGTACAATGCGGATCTAATTCCCGAAGCACCGGAAACGATTGAAGCGCTTGAGCAAGTTGGCGAGGAATTAACAGATGCATCAAGTGATCAATATGGATTTCTCCTAGAAGCACAAAATGCCTTTTTCGCCTATCCATTTTTGGCGGCTTACGGAGGATACTTCTTCGGCGAAGATCAAGGAGTATACGATGTAGAAGATATCGGAATAGCCAATCAAGGTACGGTTCAAGGAACTGAGTTAATCCGCTCCTGGTATGAAAAAGGATATCTTCCTTCTAACTTAAACGGAGACATTATGAACGGATTGTTCTTACAAGGAAATGTGGGTGCAGTTGTGTCTGGTCCTTGGAGTATAAATGAGTATCGTAATGCGCTAGGAGATCAATTACGTACAGCTCCACTTCCAATGATTAATGGAGAGAGACTTGAATCCTTCGCCGGAGTAAAGGGATGGATGGTGAATGAGTACAGTGAGCATATCAACTGGGCAAAAGAGCTTGCATTGTTTATGACAAGTAAGGAAAGCTCAGAAATTTTCTTTGACTATGCACAAGAAATTCCTGCTCGTAGCGACATTGATCTTGAAGATGAGGTCTATGATGCGTTTATTGAGCAGCTAGAGTATGCAACATTTATGCCAAACGTACCAGCCGTTTCTGCTGTCTGGGAACCACTCGGGGATGCATTAATCTTCATCAGTAATGGCGATGATGCCGAGGAAGTGCTTGTTGAAACACAGGATATGATTGAAGACGAAATTGAGATCATGGGAGGTGGTGAGGAGTGA
- a CDS encoding sugar ABC transporter permease, giving the protein MKNSNSIRTAGLLSIIPGLGQLYNKQRVKGICFFVLAAAFGIVFYDILNIGFWGLATLGTLPGVDDSRTLIGQGIVAVFLTVFAALFYILNIRDARKIARSRQQGHEPLSLRDGFRHSWDKSFPYVLITPGLILLFIAVIFPLLFMIVLAFTNYNLFNAPPRNVLDWVGIQNFIDLATIPIWRNTFFSVLSWTIVWTAIATTSQIVLAMLLAVMVNDKRVKFKRLIRTVLILPWAVPSFVTILIFAALFNDGFGAINRDLLEPLFNTTIPWMTDPFWAKIALILIQTWLGFPFVFALFTGVLQSVSDDWYEAADMDGASRIQKFRFITLPHVLFATAPLLIMQYAGNFNNFNIIYLFNEGGPPVRGQNAGGTDILISWVYSLAFENSQYSMAAAISIIIGLIVAVFAIFQFRKSRSFKEGE; this is encoded by the coding sequence ATAAAGAATTCAAATTCTATCCGAACAGCGGGATTACTGTCGATCATACCGGGTTTAGGGCAACTTTATAATAAGCAACGAGTGAAGGGAATCTGTTTCTTTGTGCTAGCCGCAGCCTTTGGGATTGTCTTCTATGACATTCTTAACATTGGTTTTTGGGGACTTGCCACACTTGGAACCTTACCAGGGGTTGATGATTCTAGAACGTTAATCGGACAAGGGATCGTAGCTGTATTCCTGACCGTGTTTGCAGCTCTCTTTTACATATTAAATATAAGAGATGCGCGCAAGATTGCTAGGAGCAGACAGCAGGGGCATGAGCCTTTAAGTCTAAGAGATGGATTCAGACACTCTTGGGATAAAAGCTTTCCGTATGTTCTGATTACACCGGGTCTAATCCTGTTGTTTATTGCGGTTATCTTTCCATTACTCTTTATGATTGTTCTTGCATTTACGAATTACAACTTATTTAATGCACCCCCAAGAAATGTATTGGATTGGGTAGGGATTCAGAACTTTATCGATCTGGCAACGATCCCAATTTGGCGGAATACATTTTTCTCTGTGCTTTCCTGGACCATTGTGTGGACAGCCATTGCGACAACTTCACAAATCGTCCTTGCCATGCTTCTTGCAGTCATGGTGAATGACAAGCGGGTTAAATTTAAACGATTGATTCGAACAGTATTGATCTTGCCTTGGGCAGTTCCAAGTTTTGTAACGATCCTAATCTTTGCAGCGTTATTCAACGACGGCTTTGGCGCCATTAACCGTGACCTCCTAGAACCGTTATTTAATACAACCATTCCGTGGATGACAGATCCATTCTGGGCGAAAATCGCCTTGATTTTAATCCAGACATGGCTTGGATTCCCGTTTGTGTTTGCTTTATTTACGGGAGTCTTACAAAGCGTATCTGATGACTGGTATGAAGCTGCGGACATGGACGGGGCAAGTCGAATTCAAAAGTTTCGTTTTATTACTTTGCCACACGTTTTGTTTGCAACGGCACCATTATTAATCATGCAATATGCAGGGAACTTTAATAACTTCAATATTATCTATCTATTTAACGAGGGTGGACCCCCAGTTAGAGGACAAAATGCAGGTGGAACAGATATCCTCATATCCTGGGTTTACAGCCTAGCCTTTGAAAACTCTCAGTACAGTATGGCGGCTGCAATCTCAATCATTATTGGTTTAATCGTGGCTGTGTTTGCTATTTTTCAATTTCGTAAAAGTCGTTCATTTAAGGAAGGGGAGTAA
- a CDS encoding sugar ABC transporter permease, translating to MKQKTRSRIEVGFIYLFIAFMFVVIGYPLLWTIGLSLNEGTNLYSSSIIPENWSLEHYKWLFFDEQSNYVQWYKNSLIVAFATSISATIIVCLTSYAFSRYKFVGRKNGLYFFLVLQIFPVIMAMVAIYVLLNTIGLLNSLFGLVLIYVGGAIPMNAFLVKGYFDTIPKELDESAKLDGAGHFRIFFTIMLPLAKPILAVVALFNFMSPLMDFILPRIVLRSPENYTLALGLFNFVSDQFANNFTRFAAGTVLIAIPISIVFLFLQRYLISGLSSGATKG from the coding sequence ATGAAACAAAAAACAAGATCGCGGATAGAAGTAGGGTTCATCTATCTCTTCATCGCATTTATGTTTGTTGTCATTGGTTATCCATTGCTATGGACAATCGGACTTTCTTTAAATGAAGGAACCAACCTATATAGCTCAAGCATTATTCCGGAAAACTGGTCTCTTGAGCATTACAAATGGCTTTTCTTTGATGAACAAAGTAACTACGTTCAATGGTATAAGAATTCACTCATTGTCGCATTTGCTACATCGATCTCAGCGACGATCATCGTTTGTTTAACATCGTATGCTTTTTCAAGATATAAGTTTGTGGGTAGAAAAAATGGCTTGTATTTCTTTTTAGTCCTGCAAATCTTCCCGGTTATTATGGCGATGGTCGCAATCTACGTTCTCTTAAATACAATTGGACTGCTTAATTCATTGTTTGGATTGGTGTTGATCTATGTAGGCGGGGCCATTCCTATGAACGCTTTTCTGGTAAAAGGATACTTTGACACGATTCCAAAAGAGCTAGACGAATCCGCCAAGCTAGATGGAGCGGGTCACTTTCGGATCTTCTTTACAATCATGCTGCCATTAGCTAAACCAATCCTTGCTGTTGTAGCGTTGTTTAATTTTATGTCTCCATTAATGGACTTTATCCTTCCGCGAATTGTTTTGCGGAGTCCAGAAAATTATACGTTGGCGCTTGGTTTATTTAACTTTGTAAGTGACCAGTTTGCTAATAACTTTACACGATTCGCGGCGGGAACCGTTTTGATTGCGATTCCGATTTCGATTGTCTTCTTGTTCTTACAACGATACTTAATTTCAGGCCTTTCCTCTGGAGCAACGAAGGGTTAA
- a CDS encoding alpha-glucosidase: protein MKNQWWKEAVCYQIYPRSFYDSNGDGIGDLQGVIEKLDYLKWMGIDVIWMSPMYDSPNDDNGYDIRDYKAIMTEFGTMDDFDQLLEEVHKRDMKMIIDLVINHTSDEHEWFVESRSSTTSEKRDWYIWRDAKEDGSEPNNWASIFNGSAWEWDEETEQYYLHIFSKKQPDLNWENPDVRHQLYDTMNWWLDMGIDGFRVDAISHIKKVEGLPDIPNKSEAEPYIESFDGHMNRPGIQTFLQEMKQHTLDQYDVMTVGEANGVSMEEPDDVRAWVGEEDGVFNMVFQFEHLGLWSKDSSQTLDVQALKEALSKWQYGLEGVGWNALFIENHDQPRSVSSWGNDTNYWNVCAKALGTLYFFMKGTPFIYQGQELGMTNVQFPSIDDYDDVSMRNYYKQERSKGKSHEDVMQVVWSQGRDNSRTPMQWTDELHGGFSTGEQTWMKVNPNYKQINVKDQEEDDSSILNYYREMIKLRKMHQTFIDGVYELRNARDEQIFMYKRIGEGASFTVIVNLSEKMKVLEPLSLGTCVLSNYDIEVSDQLQPYEARVYQSL, encoded by the coding sequence ATGAAAAACCAATGGTGGAAAGAAGCTGTATGCTATCAGATTTATCCGAGAAGTTTTTATGATTCAAATGGAGATGGGATTGGGGATTTACAGGGAGTCATCGAGAAACTCGATTACTTAAAATGGATGGGGATTGATGTGATCTGGATGAGTCCTATGTATGATTCACCTAATGATGATAATGGATACGATATACGAGACTATAAAGCAATCATGACAGAGTTCGGAACGATGGATGATTTTGATCAATTGCTAGAAGAAGTGCATAAGCGTGATATGAAGATGATCATTGATTTGGTGATTAATCATACTTCAGATGAGCATGAATGGTTTGTTGAATCAAGATCATCCACCACAAGTGAAAAACGAGATTGGTACATTTGGAGAGACGCAAAAGAGGATGGATCCGAACCGAATAATTGGGCATCGATCTTTAATGGCTCGGCCTGGGAGTGGGACGAAGAAACAGAGCAATATTACCTCCACATCTTCTCAAAGAAACAGCCGGACTTAAACTGGGAGAATCCAGACGTACGCCATCAGTTGTACGATACGATGAACTGGTGGCTTGATATGGGAATTGATGGATTTCGGGTAGATGCCATTAGTCATATTAAAAAAGTAGAAGGATTACCGGATATACCTAATAAGAGCGAAGCTGAACCTTATATTGAGTCTTTTGATGGGCACATGAATCGTCCTGGGATTCAAACCTTTTTACAGGAAATGAAGCAACACACACTCGATCAATATGATGTGATGACAGTGGGTGAAGCAAACGGCGTTAGCATGGAGGAACCTGACGACGTTCGCGCGTGGGTCGGCGAAGAGGATGGGGTGTTTAACATGGTTTTTCAATTTGAACATCTCGGTCTTTGGAGTAAAGATTCAAGCCAAACCCTTGATGTGCAGGCGCTAAAGGAAGCTCTTTCTAAATGGCAATACGGACTTGAAGGAGTTGGCTGGAATGCTCTCTTTATTGAAAATCACGATCAGCCTCGATCTGTCTCATCATGGGGAAATGATACGAATTATTGGAATGTGTGTGCAAAAGCACTAGGTACACTTTATTTCTTTATGAAAGGCACGCCTTTTATTTATCAAGGACAGGAGCTAGGCATGACCAACGTTCAATTCCCATCTATTGATGATTATGATGATGTATCGATGCGTAATTATTATAAGCAAGAGCGGTCAAAGGGCAAGTCTCATGAGGATGTGATGCAGGTGGTCTGGAGCCAAGGAAGGGATAATTCACGTACCCCTATGCAGTGGACAGACGAATTACACGGGGGATTCAGTACCGGTGAACAAACGTGGATGAAGGTGAACCCAAATTATAAACAGATTAATGTGAAGGATCAGGAGGAAGATGACTCGTCCATACTCAATTATTACCGTGAAATGATCAAGCTTAGAAAGATGCATCAAACATTTATCGACGGGGTCTATGAACTACGAAATGCTCGGGATGAACAAATCTTCATGTATAAACGAATAGGTGAAGGTGCCAGCTTTACGGTTATCGTAAATCTCTCAGAAAAAATGAAAGTGCTCGAGCCACTCTCATTAGGTACATGTGTGTTGAGTAACTACGACATAGAAGTAAGTGATCAACTCCAACCGTACGAAGCAAGAGTTTACCAATCACTCTAG
- a CDS encoding LacI family DNA-binding transcriptional regulator: MTITIKDVAKRANVAPSTVSRVIANNPNISMKTKEKVRSVMEELGYYPNVNARNLVNNRTNVIGVIMPSASYAPFQNPFFPEVLRGITAEANEKRYGLYLSTSQTEQAILDEVKDMVHSRRVDGLILLYSTIDDPVIDFLLEKSFPFVIVGQPAEQLRESVSFVNNDNVQAAKMMTEYLLLLKHKRIAFIGGRSDAFVTIDRKSGYCNALEEAEIELDESLMVYHDEIFEGGEKAVIELMSRKTPPSAMIVTDDLMALGVLRMLFSMNISVPDDMSVVSFNNVLMSKLSTPPLTTLDIRIFELGYKAAQMVRQRILDPKTPPKGLIVDHHLIRRATSKTYVE; encoded by the coding sequence ATGACAATAACTATAAAAGACGTTGCCAAACGCGCAAATGTCGCTCCTTCTACCGTTTCAAGAGTCATTGCAAACAATCCAAACATCAGCATGAAGACAAAGGAAAAAGTAAGAAGTGTGATGGAGGAGCTCGGTTATTATCCGAATGTTAACGCGAGAAATCTAGTCAATAACCGCACAAATGTAATCGGAGTAATTATGCCGAGTGCAAGCTATGCACCATTCCAAAATCCTTTCTTTCCTGAAGTTTTACGTGGCATCACGGCTGAAGCGAATGAAAAAAGATATGGGCTATATTTGTCTACAAGTCAAACGGAGCAAGCGATTTTAGATGAAGTGAAGGATATGGTACATAGTCGTCGTGTAGATGGGCTCATTTTGCTGTATTCAACGATTGATGACCCGGTCATTGATTTTCTTCTGGAAAAGTCTTTTCCGTTTGTAATTGTAGGGCAACCGGCAGAGCAGCTGAGGGAATCGGTTTCTTTTGTAAACAATGATAATGTTCAAGCAGCGAAGATGATGACAGAGTATTTATTGCTCCTAAAGCATAAACGAATTGCTTTTATTGGTGGTAGAAGCGATGCGTTTGTAACGATTGATCGCAAAAGTGGCTACTGTAATGCGTTAGAAGAGGCTGAGATTGAACTTGATGAATCACTAATGGTCTATCATGATGAGATTTTTGAGGGCGGGGAGAAGGCTGTTATTGAATTAATGTCGAGAAAAACACCACCATCGGCCATGATTGTTACCGACGATTTAATGGCGCTGGGTGTTCTTCGAATGTTATTCAGTATGAATATCTCTGTGCCAGATGACATGTCAGTCGTGAGTTTTAATAATGTCTTAATGTCAAAGCTCTCTACTCCACCACTTACAACGTTAGATATCCGTATTTTTGAATTAGGCTATAAAGCGGCTCAAATGGTTCGCCAAAGGATTCTTGATCCTAAAACGCCACCAAAAGGCTTAATTGTTGATCACCACTTAATCCGAAGAGCAACAAGTAAAACGTATGTCGAATAA
- a CDS encoding SAM-dependent methyltransferase: MIKIEPIGVVASERSEVKDDHWGSVQSKIVVNHSFSEESLFEIESFSHVEVIFYFHEVEEEKIITGARHPRNNEAYPLTGIFAQRGKNRPNRLGLTTARMIKREGLTLIVENLDCIDGTPVLDIKPVMKEFLPKGTITQPTWSHELMKHYW; the protein is encoded by the coding sequence ATGATCAAAATCGAGCCAATCGGCGTAGTAGCAAGCGAAAGAAGCGAAGTTAAAGATGACCATTGGGGATCAGTCCAATCAAAGATTGTGGTTAATCATTCATTTTCAGAAGAATCTTTATTTGAGATTGAATCCTTCTCTCATGTAGAAGTGATCTTTTATTTCCATGAAGTGGAGGAGGAAAAGATTATTACGGGTGCGAGACACCCACGAAATAATGAGGCCTATCCCTTAACAGGAATCTTTGCGCAGCGAGGTAAAAACAGACCAAACCGTTTAGGACTGACGACCGCTCGTATGATCAAAAGAGAGGGGCTCACACTGATTGTCGAAAACTTGGATTGTATAGATGGGACACCTGTCCTCGACATTAAGCCCGTTATGAAAGAATTTCTCCCAAAAGGAACAATCACGCAACCGACATGGTCTCATGAGCTAATGAAGCATTATTGGTAG
- a CDS encoding TrkA family potassium uptake protein — MKKQFIVIGLGRFGSSLTQTLVEAGHEVLAVDKDIDLVQSMSSIATHAIQADSTDEEVLKELGVGNFSHAIVAIGENLQSSILTTLLLKEMNIPKVTVKAKNIMYGKVLTKIGADQVVYPERDMGIRLGRQLSSNNLIDYIELSPDYNLVELNAPAMMNGYTIQELDVRAKYGVNIMAIKSADGMNISPLAEDKIRTGDTLLIIGANEDISALERKYE, encoded by the coding sequence TTGAAAAAACAATTTATCGTAATCGGTCTAGGGCGCTTTGGCAGTAGTTTGACTCAGACATTAGTTGAGGCAGGGCACGAGGTTCTAGCTGTAGATAAAGATATTGATTTGGTTCAAAGTATGTCATCCATTGCTACACATGCCATTCAAGCCGATTCAACGGATGAAGAGGTATTAAAAGAACTTGGAGTTGGGAACTTTAGTCATGCGATTGTTGCGATCGGTGAGAATCTTCAATCAAGTATTCTAACAACACTTCTGCTGAAAGAAATGAATATTCCAAAGGTTACGGTGAAGGCAAAAAATATCATGTACGGGAAGGTTTTAACCAAAATAGGTGCGGATCAAGTGGTCTATCCAGAACGAGACATGGGTATTCGCTTAGGTAGGCAATTAAGCTCAAATAACTTAATTGATTATATTGAATTGTCTCCTGACTATAACTTAGTTGAGCTTAATGCACCGGCTATGATGAACGGATATACGATTCAAGAGCTTGATGTCCGTGCCAAATATGGTGTGAATATTATGGCCATCAAATCAGCAGATGGGATGAATATTTCACCGCTAGCAGAAGATAAGATTCGGACAGGTGATACGCTACTTATTATTGGAGCGAATGAAGATATAAGTGCACTGGAACGTAAGTATGAATAA